The following coding sequences lie in one Arachis stenosperma cultivar V10309 chromosome 5, arast.V10309.gnm1.PFL2, whole genome shotgun sequence genomic window:
- the LOC130983139 gene encoding pentatricopeptide repeat-containing protein At5g66500, mitochondrial-like, translated as MFDEMLHRDISHVNSLITSYVRRGDLATAWTLFCDVRRTRSDLDAHTFTPVLRACSLLPLSKRGKQVHTHMIKTGADIGTVAKTALMDMYSRYGYLEQSKRIFEEMVHRDVVAWNALLSSFLRHDLPLEALSVLREMGKENVMLSEFTLCSVLKCCASLKALELGRQVHGLVVSMGRDLVVLSTALIDFYSSVGCIDDALKVFYSLKGWKDDMMYNSLVSACIRNKRYDQGFKILSLMKPNVVGLTSSLVGCSENLDLWVGKQIHCVAVRQGFTYETQLCNALLDMYAKCGKISHARSLFDGISQKDVISWTCMIDAYGRNGRGHEAVELFEQMMEDGNKVIPNSVTFLSVLSACAHSGLVEEGKKGFNLLREKYGLEPDPEHYACFIDILGRAGNMEEVWSAYQNMIEQGTKPTVGVWIALLNACSLNQDVERGEFAAKHLLQMEPDKASHIVLVSNFYAAIGKWDCVDELRSMMRTKGLVKEAGNSWINVSAFNQHVGLRSA; from the coding sequence ATGTTCGATGAAATGCTCCATAGAGACATTTCCCATGTAAACTCCCTCATCACCTCATATGTTCGCCGTGGAGACCTTGCCACTGCTTGGACCCTCTTCTGTGACGTGCGACGCACACGCTCTGACCTTGATGCACACACCTTCACCCCTGTCCTTCGTGCGTGCTCTTTGTTACCACTCTCTAAGCGGGGCAAACAAGTCCACACACACATGATCAAGACCGGTGCAGATATCGGAACTGTCGCAAAAACTGCACTGATGGACATGTATTCGAGATATGGGTACTTGGAACAATCCAAAAGGATCTTTGAAGAGATGGTTCACAGGGATGTTGTTGCTTGGAATGCTTTGCTTTCGAGTTTCTTGAGGCATGATCTTCCCCTTGAAGCACTAAGTGTTCTAAGAGAAATGGGAAAGGAGAATGTTATGCTCAGTGAGTTCACACTTTGTTCCGTGTTGAAATGTTGTGCTTCTTTGAAGGCCTTGGAATTGGGTAGACAGGTTCATGGTTTGGTGGTGTCCATGGGGCGTGATTTGGTTGTGCTGAGCACTGCTCTTATTGATTTTTACTCCAGTGTTGGATGTATTGATGATGCTTTGAAAGTTTTCTATAGTTTGAAGGGTTGGAAAGATGACATGATGTATAACTCTTTGGTTTCTGCATGCATCAGGAATAAGAGGTATGATCAAGGGTTCAAAATTCTGAGCTTGATGAAGCCTAATGTGGTTGGTCTTACCAGTTCTCTGGTTGGCTGCTCTGAGAATCTGGATCTGTGGGTAGGGAAACAGATTCACTGTGTCGCAGTACGTCAAGGTTTCACTTATGAGACTCAACTGTGCAATGCCTTGTTGGACATGTATGCGAAATGTGGGAAGATTTCACATGCTCGTTCATTGTTCGATGGAATTTCTCAGAAGGATGTGATTTCCTGGACATGTATGATTGATGCATACGGTCGGAATGGGCGTGGACATGAAGCTGTTGAGCTGTTTGAGCAGATGATGGAGGATGGGAATAAGGTGATTCCGAACTCTGTGACTTTTTTGTCTGTGTTGTCAGCTTGTGCTCACTCTGGATTGGTAGAGGAAGGTAAAAAAGGCTTTAATTTGTTGAGGGAGAAATATGGTCTTGAACCAGATCCAGAGCATTATGCATGCTTCATAGATATCCTAGGCCGAGCCGGTAACATGGAAGAAGTATGGTCAGCATATCAAAATATGATTGAGCAAGGTACTAAACCTACTGTAGGAGTATGGATAGCATTGCTGAATGCTTGTAGTCTTAATCAGGATGTTGAAAGAGGTGAATTTGCTGCAAAGCATCTCTTGCAGATGGAGCCTGATAAAGCTAGCCATATTGTGCTTGTATCAAATTTTTATGCAGCCATTGGAAAGTGGGATTGTGTAGATGAGTTGAGAAGCATGATGAGGACAAAAGGGTTGGTCAAGGAAGCTGGCAATAGCTGGATTAATGTTTCAGCCTTCAATCAACATGTCGGGTTGCGATCTGCTTGA